From Cytophagales bacterium, the proteins below share one genomic window:
- the tnpA gene encoding IS200/IS605 family transposase — protein sequence MQNYRKGSHTLFDLKYHLVWVTKYRKQVLVGGVAERTRELIREICKSNEVEILKGHVSKDHIHLFVSVPPKLSVSKLMQYLKGKTSHKMLFEFKHLQRQFWGKHIWARGYFAVSSGNVTDEVIMKYIENQDLESEDDNFQINHEL from the coding sequence ATGCAGAATTATCGGAAAGGGTCGCATACTTTATTTGACTTGAAATATCATTTGGTATGGGTGACGAAATATCGAAAGCAAGTTCTTGTTGGAGGTGTTGCTGAACGTACTAGGGAATTGATACGGGAAATCTGCAAGTCGAACGAAGTGGAAATATTAAAGGGTCATGTTTCTAAGGACCATATCCATCTTTTTGTATCGGTTCCTCCCAAACTGTCGGTAAGCAAGTTGATGCAGTATCTGAAAGGGAAAACATCTCATAAGATGCTATTCGAATTTAAGCATTTACAGAGACAGTTTTGGGGTAAGCACATCTGGGCTAGGGGCTATTTTGCCGTGAGTAGTGGAAACGTGACCGACGAAGTGATTATGAAATATATCGAAAACCAAGACCTTGAATCCGAGGATGATAACTTTCAAATTAACCACGAACTTTAG
- a CDS encoding tetratricopeptide repeat protein — MDKAIGKTCYCYLLCMIFPVFLIGSPNELLDDMIKKGNQLYRDSPDSARSIVEVVLETSANKLTLGEAYFLQGKILNSTGTDNSSALVSFYSALDNFLLADYDKGIAKTLKKIGLCYYRSSNYEYAATYFHEELGYRRELSEAAFLGDVHFNIALTSYQLSQHSEAISYFENSIEIFKTIGEQKMVNDANLNLAISYFHDGQTEKSFQLLRGLNTENSVGNYFQGLVYSNLGSLYLDVSQLDSAKFYLNVAESSKSLENNPVQLIRLYRDLVKYYLIIDKDNIASIDYLEKSINLTPSSTDQAVLLDCFDQLIELYRKLGNEELALITESKLGKVASPLAKQALEQEKMHLAYKMRMIKHQRDKQLLERRNDQLEVRLLYLIIGLLITAIICYLIIRWLYRGKQSKQDTIEYLKEKDAMLIYITKTYNIDTAKIARRLNKEYRRGFKTFETD, encoded by the coding sequence ATGGATAAAGCTATCGGCAAAACATGCTATTGTTATTTGTTATGCATGATTTTCCCCGTTTTTCTTATTGGAAGTCCAAACGAACTCTTGGACGATATGATAAAAAAAGGGAATCAACTATATCGGGATTCACCAGATTCAGCTCGATCAATAGTAGAGGTGGTGTTAGAAACAAGTGCTAATAAACTAACGTTAGGAGAAGCATATTTTTTACAGGGTAAGATCTTAAATAGTACTGGAACTGATAATTCAAGTGCTCTTGTTAGTTTCTATTCGGCTCTAGATAATTTTCTCCTCGCTGACTATGATAAAGGAATTGCCAAAACCTTGAAAAAAATAGGACTATGCTACTACCGTTCCTCAAATTATGAATATGCGGCCACTTATTTCCACGAAGAGTTGGGTTATAGACGTGAGCTTAGTGAAGCAGCATTTTTAGGTGATGTTCATTTCAATATTGCCTTGACAAGCTATCAATTGTCTCAGCATTCAGAAGCAATTTCTTATTTCGAGAATTCAATAGAAATTTTTAAAACGATTGGGGAACAAAAAATGGTAAATGATGCGAACCTGAACTTGGCCATAAGCTATTTTCATGATGGACAAACAGAAAAGTCCTTCCAATTATTGAGAGGCTTGAATACTGAAAACTCAGTTGGTAACTATTTTCAGGGTCTAGTCTATAGTAATTTAGGCTCTCTTTATTTAGATGTTTCTCAGTTGGATAGTGCAAAATTTTATTTGAATGTCGCTGAAAGCTCAAAGTCGTTGGAAAACAATCCAGTTCAACTAATTAGATTATACCGCGACTTAGTTAAGTATTACCTCATCATTGATAAAGATAACATTGCTTCAATAGATTATTTGGAAAAGTCAATTAATCTAACACCAAGTTCGACTGATCAGGCTGTATTATTAGATTGTTTTGACCAGTTAATTGAATTGTATCGGAAATTGGGTAATGAAGAATTAGCACTGATTACCGAAAGTAAATTGGGAAAAGTGGCTTCTCCACTTGCAAAACAAGCTTTGGAACAAGAAAAAATGCATTTAGCCTACAAAATGCGAATGATCAAGCATCAAAGAGATAAGCAATTGCTTGAACGAAGGAATGATCAATTAGAGGTGAGATTGTTATATCTAATTATCGGCCTCTTGATAACAGCGATAATTTGTTACCTCATAATTCGATGGCTGTACAGAGGAAAGCAGAGTAAGCAAGACACCATTGAGTATTTGAAAGAGAAAGATGCGATGCTCATCTATATAACAAAGACGTACAATATTGATACTGCGAAGATTGCGAGACGTCTCAATAAAGAGTATCGTAGAGGTTTTAAGACATTTGAAACCGATTAA
- a CDS encoding helix-turn-helix transcriptional regulator, which translates to MKTLRKRYTLTQERFGNLFGLNQPQIRSYEAGSDPGTAKVIEITEHFGIDPVKFVQFDMELVDVTKAKQDPTSDEAALKKIVDIPGIQTISKYSFVDELPAEKVNKLCKDLLLEKDELAKERLLIQNRIINLQEKLLQTDKT; encoded by the coding sequence TTGAAGACGCTACGTAAGCGATATACGCTTACTCAAGAGCGCTTTGGTAATCTTTTCGGACTCAATCAACCGCAAATAAGGAGTTATGAAGCTGGCTCAGATCCTGGTACTGCCAAAGTGATCGAAATCACTGAGCATTTCGGAATAGATCCGGTAAAGTTTGTTCAGTTTGATATGGAATTAGTTGATGTCACCAAAGCAAAACAAGACCCGACATCTGATGAGGCAGCACTTAAGAAAATCGTAGATATTCCAGGCATTCAGACCATCAGTAAATACAGCTTTGTAGATGAACTACCTGCGGAGAAAGTAAACAAGCTATGCAAAGACTTGCTCCTTGAAAAAGATGAACTCGCTAAAGAACGGCTGCTAATTCAGAATAGAATCATTAATCTTCAGGAAAAACTGTTACAGACTGATAAAACTTAA
- a CDS encoding helix-turn-helix transcriptional regulator — protein sequence MNYLNKNLKTLRKKYQLTQERFGSLFGLNQPQVRSYEAGSDPGTAKVIEITEHFGLNAVKFVQFDMEKMDVSKAQGDEETSDQVSSPDRLMDIPGIQTIHKYSFVDELSPDKIRKLCKDLLIEKDNMVKERIEMQTRIIQLQEELLNKK from the coding sequence TTGAATTATCTAAACAAGAACCTTAAAACACTTAGGAAGAAATACCAGCTTACTCAAGAACGCTTTGGAAGTCTATTTGGACTCAATCAACCTCAAGTAAGAAGTTACGAAGCTGGTTCAGATCCTGGTACTGCCAAGGTCATTGAGATCACTGAGCATTTTGGACTCAATGCGGTAAAGTTCGTGCAGTTCGACATGGAAAAAATGGATGTTTCCAAGGCCCAGGGTGACGAGGAAACCTCCGATCAGGTTTCATCACCTGATAGGCTCATGGATATTCCAGGTATTCAAACTATCCATAAATACAGCTTCGTTGATGAACTATCACCTGACAAAATACGAAAACTATGCAAGGACTTGTTAATTGAAAAGGATAATATGGTTAAGGAGCGTATTGAGATGCAAACCAGAATCATCCAGCTACAGGAGGAACTGCTGAATAAGAAATGA
- a CDS encoding GLPGLI family protein: MKVNKIIVSILALNFQLLVVGQGNIMVIYEETDRVFDLRNYENLESMPLSYASVERINREKRSEKTIYSLQFDGDNSLFKFESKEVPWLKNSSSEFVKDHYEHGNNKKGYPSYFKDLNNHSLRIYGGSLPKHYVVEDDLNEINQWELLPMDSVISGFSCKAAKYKKAKHVMAWYTVDIPIADGPKHYSGLPGLIVAIKQEDGRLLMISRIEKSHSNNIQEAPINSSKKINFKKWKNQFLRLPTY; the protein is encoded by the coding sequence ATGAAAGTCAACAAAATAATTGTTTCCATTCTAGCACTGAACTTTCAGCTACTGGTGGTTGGGCAAGGAAATATTATGGTGATCTATGAAGAAACCGATAGAGTCTTTGATCTAAGGAATTACGAAAACTTAGAAAGTATGCCGCTCAGCTACGCATCTGTGGAAAGGATTAATAGAGAAAAAAGATCGGAAAAGACTATTTACTCCCTTCAATTTGATGGGGATAACTCTTTATTCAAATTTGAGTCAAAAGAAGTTCCATGGCTGAAAAATTCCAGTAGTGAGTTTGTAAAGGATCATTACGAGCATGGGAATAATAAGAAAGGTTATCCCTCATACTTCAAGGACTTGAACAATCACAGTTTAAGAATCTATGGTGGTTCTTTGCCAAAGCATTACGTGGTTGAAGATGACTTGAATGAAATAAATCAATGGGAACTCTTGCCAATGGATAGCGTGATCAGTGGATTTTCATGCAAGGCAGCGAAGTACAAGAAAGCAAAGCATGTAATGGCATGGTATACAGTTGATATACCTATTGCAGATGGCCCGAAACATTACAGTGGTTTACCTGGATTAATTGTCGCCATAAAACAGGAGGACGGTCGTCTTCTAATGATTAGCAGGATAGAGAAATCCCATTCTAACAATATACAAGAAGCACCAATAAATTCATCTAAGAAAATCAATTTCAAAAAGTGGAAGAATCAGTTTCTCCGATTACCTACCTATTGA